A DNA window from Helianthus annuus cultivar XRQ/B chromosome 15, HanXRQr2.0-SUNRISE, whole genome shotgun sequence contains the following coding sequences:
- the LOC118487257 gene encoding uncharacterized protein LOC118487257 — MDESTTSKHERNASRKEKQAFRQALHSEYARYLMNDLEGSPEEVREVIGTEDRDVTKYWAKMEDRARREEALFTRAPLTRMDKKRLKHVCESSNGLHGLAYGFEDDIKSLPLEDGVDGQMSSFMYLDGRERKFKRRKMGVLSEAVAGNASSQ, encoded by the exons ATGGATGAAAGCACGACTTCAAAGCATGAGAGAAATGCATCAAGGAAAGAGAAACAAGCGTTCAGGCAAGCTCTGCATAGCGAGTACGCTAGATATTTAATGAATGATCTCGAGGGAAGCCCTGAGGAA GTGAGGGAGGTAATCGGGACTGAAGATAGAGATGTGACCAAATACTGGGCGAAAATGGAAGACCGAGCAAGGAGAGAAGAGGCGCTCTTCACCCGAGCGCCTCTTACAAGAATGGATAAAAAGCGGTTGAAACACGTGTGCGAATCAAGTAACGG GCTGCATGGTTTAGCTTATGGTTTTGAGGATGATATCAAATCTTTACCTCTGGAGGATGGTGTTGATGGGCAAATGTCGTCTTTCATGTATTTAGACGGCAGAGAAAGAAAGTTCAAGAGGCGAAAG ATGGGAGTGCTTTCAGAGGCAGTTGCAGGAAATGCTTCATCACAGTGA